In Alkaliphilus flagellatus, the DNA window GCGGTGCCGGAGTTGACCATCCGCACCATCTCGATGGAGGGGACCAGCTCGCAGATGAGCTCGGCCATCTCCACCTCCTTTTCGGTGGCCGCGCCAAAGGAGAGGCCGCTCCCCGCCGCCGAGATCACCGCCTCGCGGATGGCGGGGAAGTTGTGGCCCAGGATCATCGGCCCCCAGGAGCCGATGTAGTCGATGTAGCGGTTGCCCTCCACATCCCAGATGAACTGCTTGTCCGCCTTGCGGATAAAGCGGGGGGTGCTGCCCACCGCGGCAAAGGCCCGCACCGGGCTGTTGACCCCGCCGGGGATGTGCTGCACCGCCCGGGTAAAGAGCTCTTCTGAACGGCCCATCAGCCGATCCTCCCTTCGTC includes these proteins:
- a CDS encoding aminotransferase class III-fold pyridoxal phosphate-dependent enzyme, with amino-acid sequence MGRSEELFTRAVQHIPGGVNSPVRAFAAVGSTPRFIRKADKQFIWDVEGNRYIDYIGSWGPMILGHNFPAIREAVISAAGSGLSFGAATEKEVEMAELICELVPSIEMVRMVNSGTA